AAGAAAAGCTCAAGTCAATCACGTGCACTAGTCAGTATTTGCGTTGACAACCGGCCCTCCGGTTAAGATTGTTTATACTACACGGCCATTATTTCATCCACATTTTCGTAAACATATTTTTGATACAACGGCAGATCGTCGACAAAGGTCTGCATCGGGGTGCGCCCTTGGCAGTAACGTCCCTGATTTGTCCGGTCATTGTTGTACCAGGACATAAATATATCCAGATCGGTCTGGATCTCTTCTATGGATCGATACAGCTTTCTGCGAAAAGCCACCTTGTAAAATTCCTCCTGGACTGTCTGGTTGAGACGTTCAACGGCGCCGTTGGTCTGCGGATGCCGGACCTTGATCCTCGTGTGCTCGATATCGTTGAGATGGAGAAAGAGCTGATAGGGGTGGCTCTCGGGACGACCGCAGTATTCAGGGCCGTTATCGGTCAAGATTCTCAGAACCCTGATGCACTGCTCGTCAAAGAACGGCAGCACGCTGTCGTTTAAGAAGTCCGCTGCTGTCAGCGAGGTCTTTTCCGTATAGACCTTGGCGAACCCTATATTGCTGTGCGTATCTATCCCTGTCTGCTGGTAAAGTTTGCCGATGCCTTTTATGTACCCGATATAGCAGGTATCCTGGGCAAAGAGGAACCCGGGGTGAGGGCTCTCAATCTCACCATGGACCTTTTCCTCTTCCTTCGCATTCTCGAGGGCCTCGACCTGGGACTCAGTAAGGATGTTCACATTGTCTGCCGCCCATTTCTCCAGCCTGTTAAGCCGTAGGCTTTTTAAATGGAGATTATGCCTGAGCCAGACGCTCCTGACACCGCCGGCACTGATATCAATGCCTTTCTTCTTCAGCTCGTTTGCGGTCCGGGTCTGGCCGTGGGTGGGATATTCCAGGGAATAATCCAGCAGGGCCTGTTCGACCACAGAGGGCACCCGGTTGCCAATTCGGGGAGCGCACCGGGATTTTTCAAGAAGTCCTTCGAGACCCTCTTCCATTATCGCCGTCTTTATATCGTAGTAGTGTTGGCGGCTTACGCCTAGCCTGCGGCATGCATCGGTTATATTGCCGAGTGTCTGGCCAAGTTCTAAGATATTTAACTTCCGATTGATGATATACTGTGCTTGAGTCATGGTACTTCCTCCTTTGGTTAAAATGTTTTGTGGTAAAACAATCTTAACCGGAAGACCATGGCTCTTCAACTATTGAGCTTGTGGTTGTAAACGCTTTTCTTGACTAGTACAAATCACGTTCATCCCCACTGACGAGGGCACCGTTGATGTCCTGTCGACCGCATGCACTGCAATGAT
This Syntrophorhabdaceae bacterium DNA region includes the following protein-coding sequences:
- a CDS encoding IS481 family transposase, with the protein product MTQAQYIINRKLNILELGQTLGNITDACRRLGVSRQHYYDIKTAIMEEGLEGLLEKSRCAPRIGNRVPSVVEQALLDYSLEYPTHGQTRTANELKKKGIDISAGGVRSVWLRHNLHLKSLRLNRLEKWAADNVNILTESQVEALENAKEEEKVHGEIESPHPGFLFAQDTCYIGYIKGIGKLYQQTGIDTHSNIGFAKVYTEKTSLTAADFLNDSVLPFFDEQCIRVLRILTDNGPEYCGRPESHPYQLFLHLNDIEHTRIKVRHPQTNGAVERLNQTVQEEFYKVAFRRKLYRSIEEIQTDLDIFMSWYNNDRTNQGRYCQGRTPMQTFVDDLPLYQKYVYENVDEIMAV